From one Streptomyces sp. CA-210063 genomic stretch:
- a CDS encoding amino acid deaminase: MSLGTGTEALARLAEERVDHRFKGLPPDAAGLTVAELAAQGRNLFTGGFTTPVLALSAERLEHNLALMETYSARHGLAFAPHGKTSMAPQLFRRQIERGAWGITLAVPHQVRVAREFGIERIFLANEVVDPAALRWIAAELAADPSFRLVCYVDSVRGVELMDAVLRGCARPVDVVVELGAGEGARTGVRTEAECAAVADAVAGVETLRLVGVAGYEGEVPQADPERVGAWLRRLTALAVEFDKAGRFAGLEEVIVSAGGSAWFDAVAEVFAGIPELSVPVLKLLRSGAYVSHDVGHYRRVTPFNRVPEEGALEPAFRLWAQIVSRPSPDQAFANAGKRDAAYDLDLPSVEVVRDAGTGAVRDDAGVTVTGLSDQHAWLRTEAGAALEVGDWVGLGLSHPCTSFDKWQLIPVVEADGTVVDFVRTFF; this comes from the coding sequence GTGTCCCTCGGCACCGGCACCGAAGCGCTCGCCCGTCTCGCGGAGGAACGTGTCGACCACCGCTTCAAGGGCCTCCCGCCGGACGCCGCCGGGCTCACGGTGGCCGAGTTGGCCGCGCAGGGCCGGAACCTGTTCACGGGCGGTTTCACCACCCCCGTGCTCGCCCTGTCCGCCGAGCGCCTGGAGCACAACCTGGCGCTGATGGAGACCTACTCCGCCCGCCACGGCCTCGCCTTCGCCCCGCACGGCAAGACATCCATGGCGCCGCAGCTGTTCCGGCGGCAGATCGAGCGCGGGGCATGGGGTATCACCCTCGCCGTGCCCCATCAGGTGCGCGTGGCAAGGGAGTTCGGGATCGAGCGGATCTTCCTCGCCAACGAGGTCGTCGACCCGGCCGCCCTGCGCTGGATCGCCGCCGAACTGGCGGCCGATCCGTCCTTCCGGCTCGTCTGTTACGTCGACTCCGTGCGCGGTGTGGAGCTGATGGACGCGGTGCTACGCGGCTGCGCGCGTCCCGTGGACGTCGTCGTGGAGCTGGGCGCGGGCGAGGGCGCGCGGACCGGGGTCCGTACGGAGGCGGAGTGCGCGGCGGTCGCTGACGCGGTGGCCGGGGTCGAGACGCTGCGGCTGGTGGGGGTCGCCGGGTACGAGGGCGAGGTGCCGCAGGCCGACCCGGAGCGGGTGGGGGCGTGGCTGCGCCGGCTCACCGCGCTGGCCGTCGAGTTCGACAAGGCGGGGCGGTTCGCGGGGCTGGAGGAGGTGATCGTGAGCGCGGGCGGCAGCGCGTGGTTCGACGCGGTGGCCGAGGTGTTCGCCGGGATTCCCGAGCTGTCCGTGCCCGTACTGAAGTTGCTGCGGTCGGGCGCGTACGTCTCGCACGACGTCGGGCACTACCGGCGGGTGACCCCGTTCAACCGTGTCCCCGAGGAAGGCGCCCTGGAGCCCGCCTTCCGGCTCTGGGCCCAGATCGTCTCCCGCCCCTCCCCCGACCAGGCCTTCGCCAACGCGGGCAAGCGCGACGCCGCGTACGACCTGGATCTGCCGTCGGTGGAGGTCGTGCGGGACGCGGGCACGGGTGCGGTCCGCGACGACGCCGGGGTGACGGTGACCGGCCTGTCCGACCAGCACGCGTGGCTGCGGACGGAGGCGGGTGCGGCGCTGGAGGTCGGCGACTGGGTGGGGCTGGGGCTGTCGCATCCGTGCACGTCGTTCGACAAGTGGCAGCTGATTCCGGTGGTGGAGGCGGACGGGACGGTCGTGGACTTCGTACGGACGTTCTTCTGA
- a CDS encoding N-acyl-D-amino-acid deacylase family protein: MDLVIRDVDVVDGSGDPSYRADVVVAGGRITSIVKEAAAAGCQRPRGRRELDAEGLVLAPGFIDMHAHSDLALLRDPEHTAKAAQGVTLEVLGQDGLSYAPVDDRTLDEVRRAITGWNGYGEDIDFTWRSVGEYLDRLDHGFGGAGIAVNAAYLVPQGTVRMLAMGWEDREATPQELDRMRESVAAGLREGAVGMSSGLTYTPGMYAKDAELTELCRVVASYGGYYCPHHRSYGAGALQAYEEMVALTREAGCALHLAHATMNFGVNKGRAPELLALLDNALATGADITLDTYPYTPGCTTLVALLPSWASEGGPEAILARLKDEETAERVRHHMEVVGADGCHGVPIEWDTIEISGVADPALSSYVGRTIARSAEAHGEDPWVTARRLLLADRLGSTILQHVGHEENVRTIMRHRVHTGGSDGILRGDKPHPRAYGTFPHYLGRYVRELGVLSLEECVAHLTSRPAARLRLTDRGLVREGYRADLVLFDPATVAAGSTYEAPRTLPTGIPYVLVDGRFVIEDGRRTDVLAGRAIRRSG, encoded by the coding sequence ATGGACCTGGTCATCCGTGACGTCGACGTCGTGGACGGTTCCGGCGACCCCTCCTACCGCGCCGACGTGGTCGTGGCGGGCGGCAGGATCACCTCGATCGTCAAGGAGGCCGCCGCGGCCGGGTGCCAGCGCCCCCGGGGCCGGCGGGAGCTGGACGCCGAGGGACTGGTCCTGGCCCCCGGTTTCATCGACATGCACGCCCACAGCGACCTCGCGCTGCTGCGGGACCCCGAGCACACGGCCAAGGCGGCGCAGGGGGTGACCCTGGAGGTCCTCGGCCAGGACGGCCTGTCGTACGCGCCCGTCGACGACCGCACCCTCGACGAGGTCCGCCGCGCGATCACCGGCTGGAACGGCTACGGCGAGGACATCGACTTCACCTGGCGCTCGGTCGGCGAGTACCTGGACCGCCTCGACCACGGCTTCGGCGGCGCGGGCATCGCCGTGAACGCCGCGTACCTGGTCCCGCAGGGCACCGTACGGATGCTCGCGATGGGCTGGGAGGACCGCGAGGCCACGCCCCAAGAGCTGGACCGTATGCGGGAGTCGGTGGCGGCGGGTCTGCGGGAGGGAGCGGTCGGCATGTCGTCGGGGCTCACCTACACCCCCGGCATGTACGCCAAGGACGCCGAACTCACCGAGCTGTGCCGGGTGGTCGCGTCGTACGGCGGCTACTACTGCCCGCACCACCGCTCGTACGGGGCGGGCGCTCTCCAGGCGTACGAGGAGATGGTCGCCCTGACCCGCGAGGCCGGCTGCGCCCTCCACCTGGCCCACGCCACCATGAACTTCGGCGTGAACAAGGGCCGCGCCCCGGAGTTGCTCGCCCTCCTGGACAACGCGCTCGCCACCGGCGCGGACATCACCCTGGACACGTATCCCTACACCCCCGGCTGTACGACTCTCGTGGCGCTGCTGCCCAGTTGGGCGAGCGAGGGCGGCCCGGAGGCGATTCTCGCGCGGCTGAAGGACGAGGAGACGGCCGAGCGCGTCCGGCACCACATGGAGGTCGTGGGCGCCGACGGCTGCCACGGCGTGCCCATCGAGTGGGACACGATCGAGATCTCGGGCGTCGCCGACCCGGCGCTGTCGTCGTACGTGGGCAGAACGATCGCGCGGTCGGCCGAGGCGCACGGCGAAGACCCCTGGGTCACGGCCCGTCGGCTCCTCCTCGCGGACCGGCTCGGCTCCACGATCCTCCAGCACGTCGGCCACGAGGAGAACGTGCGGACGATCATGCGTCACCGCGTGCACACGGGCGGCTCCGACGGCATCCTGCGCGGCGACAAGCCGCACCCGCGCGCGTACGGGACGTTCCCCCACTATCTGGGCCGGTACGTGAGGGAGTTGGGCGTGCTCTCCCTGGAGGAGTGCGTCGCCCACCTCACCTCACGTCCCGCCGCGCGGCTCCGCCTCACGGACCGGGGACTCGTCCGCGAGGGGTACCGCGCCGACCTCGTCCTCTTCGACCCGGCGACCGTGGCCGCCGGGTCGACGTACGAGGCACCGCGCACCCTGCCCACCGGGATCCCGTACGTCCTGGTCGACGGCCGTTTCGTCATCGAGGACGGACGGCGGACGGACGTACTGGCGGGCCGGGCGATCCGCAGGAGCGGATGA
- a CDS encoding trypsin-like serine peptidase — MRKPLVASLFALVITGAGAAPAVAAPESADAPATTAVAAEKTVVGSLVETANKTVADLTGTAPAAQAVTFAGTVSLSNCSGSVVRMPDSEDNDPALVMTNGHCLESGFPEPGEVVVDQASTRTFGLLNSAGTRVGTLRASKIAYGTMTDTDMAVYQLTTTYAQIKSTYGIDALVYDTTRPAAGTAITVVSGYWKRTYSCDVDGYAYRLREGDWTWKDSIRYTSTCNTIGGTSGSPVVDDATNKVVGVNNTGNEDGARCTVNNPCEVDANGTVTVRQGTNYAQQTWHVPACFGVDNKLDLSADGCILPKP; from the coding sequence ATGAGAAAGCCTCTCGTTGCCTCGCTGTTCGCCCTGGTGATCACCGGGGCGGGCGCGGCACCCGCGGTCGCGGCGCCCGAGTCCGCGGACGCGCCCGCGACGACAGCGGTCGCAGCGGAGAAGACGGTGGTCGGCTCGCTCGTCGAGACGGCGAACAAGACCGTGGCCGACCTCACCGGCACGGCCCCGGCGGCACAGGCCGTCACCTTCGCCGGCACCGTCTCGCTCAGCAACTGCTCCGGCTCGGTCGTCCGGATGCCCGACTCCGAGGACAACGACCCGGCGCTGGTGATGACCAACGGCCACTGTCTGGAGAGCGGCTTCCCGGAACCCGGCGAGGTCGTCGTCGACCAGGCCTCCACCCGCACCTTCGGCCTGCTCAACTCCGCCGGCACCCGCGTCGGCACACTCCGCGCCAGCAAGATCGCGTACGGCACGATGACCGACACGGACATGGCGGTGTACCAGCTCACCACCACGTACGCGCAGATCAAGAGCACATACGGCATCGACGCGCTCGTCTACGACACCACCCGCCCGGCCGCCGGCACCGCCATCACCGTCGTCTCCGGGTACTGGAAGCGGACCTACAGCTGCGACGTCGACGGGTACGCGTACCGCCTGCGGGAGGGTGACTGGACCTGGAAGGACTCGATCCGTTACACCTCCACCTGCAACACCATCGGCGGCACATCGGGCTCCCCGGTCGTCGACGACGCCACCAACAAGGTCGTCGGCGTCAACAACACGGGCAACGAGGACGGCGCGCGCTGCACCGTCAACAACCCCTGCGAGGTCGACGCGAACGGCACCGTGACCGTCCGTCAGGGCACCAACTACGCCCAGCAGACCTGGCACGTCCCGGCCTGCTTCGGCGTGGACAACAAGCTGGACCTCAGCGCCGACGGCTGCATACTGCCCAAGCCGTAG
- a CDS encoding pyridoxal phosphate-dependent aminotransferase, translated as MQVIQSTKLANVCYEIRGPVLEEAMRLEAAGHRILKLNTGNPAAFGFECPPEILEDILRNVSSAHGYGDAKGLLAARRAVVMHNQTLGIETDVEHVFIGNGVSELIVMAMQGLLDDGDEVLVPSPDYPLWTAAVSLSGGTAVHYRCDEQSDWMPDLADVERKVTDRTKAIVIINPNNPTGAVYDEAMLRGLTDIARRHNLLVCSDEIYDKILYDGATHTPTAKVAPDLLTLTFNGMSKAYRVAGYRVGWMAISGPRAHADSYIEGLTILANMRLCANMPGQHGVVAALSGRQTINDLVLPGGRLKEQRDVAYELLTQIPGVSCVKPKGALYLFPRLDPNVFKIKDDRRMVLDLLRQEKIMVVQGTGFNWAEPDHFRVVTLPTVADLRSAITRIGTFLDGYGQA; from the coding sequence ATGCAGGTGATCCAGTCGACCAAGCTCGCCAACGTCTGTTACGAGATCCGGGGCCCGGTGCTCGAGGAGGCGATGCGGCTTGAGGCGGCGGGGCATCGGATCCTCAAGCTGAACACCGGGAATCCGGCCGCGTTCGGCTTCGAGTGTCCGCCCGAGATCCTGGAGGACATCCTCCGGAACGTGTCGTCGGCCCATGGCTACGGCGACGCGAAGGGGCTGCTGGCCGCGCGCCGCGCGGTCGTCATGCACAACCAGACCCTCGGCATCGAGACGGACGTCGAGCACGTCTTCATCGGCAACGGCGTCTCCGAGCTGATCGTGATGGCGATGCAGGGCCTGCTCGACGACGGCGACGAGGTCCTCGTACCGTCCCCGGACTACCCGCTGTGGACGGCGGCGGTCTCCCTGTCCGGCGGTACGGCCGTGCACTACCGCTGCGACGAGCAGTCCGACTGGATGCCGGACCTCGCGGACGTGGAGCGGAAGGTCACCGACCGCACCAAGGCGATCGTCATCATCAACCCGAACAACCCGACGGGCGCGGTGTACGACGAGGCGATGCTGCGCGGCCTGACGGACATCGCGCGCCGCCACAACCTCCTCGTCTGCTCGGACGAGATCTACGACAAGATCCTCTACGACGGTGCCACGCACACCCCGACCGCCAAGGTCGCCCCCGACCTGCTGACCCTCACCTTCAACGGCATGTCGAAGGCGTACCGGGTGGCCGGCTACCGGGTGGGCTGGATGGCGATCTCCGGGCCGCGCGCGCACGCCGACTCCTACATCGAGGGTCTGACGATCCTCGCGAACATGCGGCTGTGCGCGAACATGCCGGGGCAGCACGGGGTGGTCGCCGCGCTCAGCGGACGGCAGACGATCAACGACCTGGTGCTGCCGGGCGGGCGACTGAAGGAGCAGCGGGACGTCGCGTACGAGCTGCTCACCCAGATCCCGGGTGTCTCGTGCGTGAAGCCGAAGGGGGCGCTGTATCTCTTCCCGCGCCTCGACCCCAATGTCTTCAAGATCAAGGACGACAGGCGGATGGTCCTCGATCTGCTCCGGCAGGAGAAGATCATGGTCGTCCAGGGCACCGGCTTCAACTGGGCCGAACCCGATCACTTCCGGGTCGTGACCCTGCCGACGGTGGCGGACCTGCGGTCCGCGATCACCCGGATCGGGACCTTCCTGGACGGATACGGACAGGCGTAG
- a CDS encoding SCO4983 family protein — protein MYEPIRTKSVHTMAGTTSSDFPHRSREEELDIQLAGHLAALLAATDELRALTPSDDLDEAAQALAAQVTRLRGGRPPVRSASDAAGDREVCELHRRAHALAGRALVVAASRADTAAAILAAERMDAHAGVPLSA, from the coding sequence ATGTACGAGCCGATCCGCACAAAGTCGGTCCACACGATGGCCGGCACGACCTCCTCCGACTTCCCTCACCGTTCGCGTGAGGAAGAGCTGGACATCCAGCTCGCGGGTCATCTGGCGGCACTGCTGGCAGCGACCGACGAGCTCCGCGCGCTGACCCCCTCCGACGACCTCGACGAGGCCGCGCAGGCGCTGGCCGCGCAGGTCACCCGGCTGCGGGGCGGGCGTCCGCCGGTGCGCTCCGCTTCGGATGCCGCCGGAGATCGCGAGGTCTGCGAGCTGCACCGGCGCGCCCACGCCCTCGCCGGGCGGGCCCTCGTCGTCGCGGCGTCCCGTGCGGATACGGCGGCGGCGATTCTGGCGGCGGAGCGGATGGATGCGCATGCCGGTGTTCCGTTGAGCGCCTAA
- a CDS encoding substrate-binding domain-containing protein: MRRIAGIVLAVLLIGGVVAAVVAGRTEDTGTATKTVRGVIGSEKAEFFADPEVVKALAAKGYTVKTETSGSWAMDGLDLNGYDFAFPSSKAPADELAQKYDVREPLPRPFYSPLVVVAHRGAADVLRQNGLATLEGGRGVLDMGAYLKAAESGRTWQDLKGADKYGELMGLLYIATTDPTTSNSGALYLAAASNVANGGRVVANKADLDRTAPLMHELISVQGAQQPSTDAAFRDFVSGVGNPLVLVYESQVAALLTEGQNVDDLVVLYPDTTVFSDHTVVPVTDEGRALGELLSADPELRELAARHGFRPQGAATEFTAATADHTTYLMRKLTVRQAPVPTSEVLHEMARRARGQ, translated from the coding sequence GTGAGACGCATTGCGGGAATCGTCCTCGCGGTACTGCTGATCGGCGGCGTGGTGGCAGCCGTCGTGGCGGGCCGGACAGAGGACACGGGCACGGCAACGAAGACCGTGCGAGGAGTGATCGGGTCGGAGAAGGCGGAGTTCTTCGCCGACCCGGAGGTGGTGAAGGCCCTGGCCGCCAAGGGCTACACCGTGAAGACGGAGACGTCGGGATCCTGGGCCATGGACGGCCTGGATCTGAACGGGTACGACTTCGCCTTCCCGTCCAGCAAGGCACCCGCCGACGAACTGGCCCAGAAGTACGACGTTCGCGAGCCGCTGCCGCGCCCCTTCTACTCGCCACTCGTCGTGGTCGCCCACCGGGGCGCCGCCGACGTGCTGCGACAGAACGGGCTCGCCACGCTCGAAGGGGGCCGGGGCGTCCTCGACATGGGCGCCTATCTGAAGGCCGCCGAGAGCGGCCGCACCTGGCAGGACCTCAAGGGGGCAGACAAGTACGGGGAGTTGATGGGGCTCCTCTATATCGCCACCACCGATCCCACCACCTCCAACTCGGGGGCGCTCTATCTCGCCGCCGCCTCCAACGTCGCCAACGGCGGACGGGTGGTCGCGAACAAGGCGGACCTCGACAGGACCGCGCCGCTCATGCACGAACTGATCAGCGTCCAGGGCGCCCAGCAGCCGAGCACCGACGCGGCGTTCCGTGACTTCGTCAGCGGTGTCGGCAATCCGCTCGTGCTCGTCTACGAGTCGCAGGTCGCCGCCCTGCTCACGGAGGGCCAGAACGTCGACGACCTGGTCGTCCTCTACCCGGACACCACCGTCTTCAGCGACCACACCGTCGTACCGGTCACGGACGAGGGCCGGGCACTCGGCGAACTCCTCAGCGCTGACCCGGAGTTGCGCGAGCTGGCGGCCCGGCACGGGTTCCGGCCGCAGGGTGCGGCCACCGAGTTCACGGCGGCGACCGCCGACCACACCACCTATCTGATGCGGAAGCTGACCGTCCGGCAGGCGCCCGTGCCCACCTCCGAGGTGCTGCACGAGATGGCGCGCCGGGCCAGGGGTCAGTAG
- a CDS encoding toxic anion resistance protein: MNDEDSTFTLTPPEPVAAVPREKAGGLVPVEESVRTDMARKAEEYVRGLAALDARSPEFAGRVGEITALGAGEMRTAAAQSNRMLERTVRSLPSKGGDAQSQVAGSLVELRRVVEDLDPRDLPASKGRKFLSRLPGGNKLRDHVAKYASAQGTLNKIVGSLRGGQDELRRDNAALQTERVRLWETMGKLQEYVVLTEALDTAVEEHIQTHFDGVDPQQGDTLRADVLFPVRQKHQDLLTQLAVCAQGYLAMDVVRRNNEELIKGVDRAATTTVSALRISVMLASALDNQKKVVDQVNALRGTTEDLIRGNAEMLATQSGEIQRIAADPAVGAETLRSAFQQIYRTLDAIDTYKVQATETMAATVESLTSELQHATQYLERSRSQGALEGGGLV, encoded by the coding sequence ATGAACGACGAAGACAGCACCTTCACCCTCACTCCCCCCGAGCCGGTCGCGGCCGTGCCCCGGGAGAAGGCCGGCGGGCTCGTGCCGGTCGAGGAGTCCGTGCGGACGGACATGGCCCGCAAGGCCGAGGAGTACGTACGGGGGCTCGCGGCCCTCGACGCCCGCTCGCCGGAGTTCGCCGGCCGGGTCGGGGAGATCACCGCGCTCGGCGCGGGCGAGATGCGGACGGCCGCCGCGCAGTCCAACCGGATGCTGGAGCGGACCGTGCGCAGCCTGCCGAGCAAGGGCGGGGACGCGCAGTCGCAGGTCGCGGGCTCGCTCGTCGAACTGCGGCGTGTCGTCGAGGACCTGGACCCGCGTGACCTTCCCGCGAGCAAGGGACGCAAGTTCCTGTCCCGGCTGCCGGGCGGCAACAAGCTGCGCGACCACGTCGCCAAGTACGCCTCCGCGCAGGGGACCTTGAACAAGATCGTGGGGTCGCTTCGCGGCGGCCAGGACGAACTGCGGCGTGACAACGCGGCGTTGCAGACCGAGCGGGTCCGGCTGTGGGAGACCATGGGCAAGCTCCAGGAGTACGTCGTCCTGACGGAGGCCCTGGACACGGCCGTCGAGGAGCACATCCAGACGCACTTCGACGGGGTCGACCCGCAGCAGGGTGACACCCTGCGCGCCGATGTGCTCTTCCCCGTCCGGCAGAAGCACCAGGACCTGCTCACGCAGCTGGCCGTCTGCGCCCAGGGCTACCTGGCCATGGACGTCGTACGGCGCAACAACGAGGAGCTGATCAAGGGCGTCGACCGGGCCGCCACCACCACGGTCTCGGCGCTGCGCATCTCGGTGATGCTCGCCTCCGCCCTCGACAACCAGAAGAAGGTCGTCGACCAGGTCAACGCCCTGCGCGGCACCACGGAGGATCTGATCCGCGGCAACGCCGAGATGCTCGCCACCCAGAGCGGCGAGATCCAGCGCATCGCCGCCGACCCGGCCGTCGGCGCGGAGACACTCCGCTCGGCCTTCCAGCAGATCTACCGCACCCTCGACGCCATCGACACCTACAAGGTGCAGGCCACCGAGACCATGGCCGCCACCGTCGAGTCCCTGACCTCCGAACTCCAGCACGCGACGCAGTACCTGGAGAGGAGCAGGTCTCAGGGGGCACTGGAAGGGGGTGGGCTCGTATGA
- a CDS encoding substrate-binding and vWA domain-containing protein, with amino-acid sequence MRRGTLSAHRAAAALALALVTAGCTSSTESPAAEATKYVPGTLRVLASSELADMKPVLEQVEKDTGIKVRPTYMGTLDAVDLLTEGRAKDAYDAVWLSSNDYLRLRPDAAKQVVSQTPVMSSPVAIGVKNETVRKLGWKPESVTWSDIEEAVADGNLTYGMTDPSRSNSGFSTLVSVASGLSDAQSALTDADVAQATPRLKEFFAGQKLTSGSSGWLAQAYDRRGDVDAMLNYESVLKSRKDLTVIRPRDGVVTADYPLSSLASTSKDVRDDVRRLTDALRTPDIQRLITAETLRRPVVASVSPAAGLDTTRRRELPFPGTRSVADGLLDAYENELRRPSRTVYVLDTSGSMKGDRLDRLKTALTELTGDFRDREEVTLMPFGSDVKSVRTHVVRPEDPKAGLDGIRADTRELSAYGDTAIYTSLQKAYEHLGTADRDTFTSIVLMTDGENTEGASPADFDDFYGRLPAAQRQIPVFPILFGDSDKSELEHIADLTGGRLFDAQQGSLDGAFEEIRGYQ; translated from the coding sequence ATGAGAAGGGGAACCCTCTCCGCCCACCGCGCGGCGGCCGCCCTCGCGCTCGCGCTGGTGACGGCCGGATGCACCTCGTCCACCGAGTCCCCGGCGGCCGAGGCGACCAAGTACGTCCCCGGCACCCTCCGCGTCCTCGCCTCCAGCGAACTCGCCGATATGAAGCCGGTGTTGGAGCAGGTCGAGAAGGACACCGGGATCAAGGTCCGGCCCACCTACATGGGCACGCTCGACGCGGTCGACCTGCTCACGGAGGGGCGGGCGAAGGACGCGTACGACGCCGTCTGGCTGTCCTCCAACGACTATCTGCGGCTGCGCCCGGACGCGGCGAAGCAGGTGGTGTCTCAGACGCCGGTGATGTCCAGCCCGGTCGCGATCGGCGTGAAGAACGAGACCGTACGGAAGCTGGGCTGGAAGCCGGAGAGCGTCACCTGGTCGGACATCGAGGAGGCGGTGGCGGACGGGAACCTGACGTACGGCATGACGGACCCCTCCCGCTCCAACTCCGGTTTCTCCACGCTCGTCTCCGTGGCGTCAGGGCTCTCCGACGCCCAGTCCGCGCTCACGGACGCCGATGTCGCGCAGGCGACGCCCCGGCTGAAGGAGTTCTTCGCGGGGCAGAAACTGACGTCGGGATCGTCGGGCTGGCTGGCCCAGGCGTACGACCGGCGCGGTGACGTCGACGCGATGCTCAACTACGAGTCGGTGCTGAAGTCCCGCAAGGACCTGACGGTGATCCGGCCGCGCGACGGGGTCGTCACCGCCGACTATCCGCTCTCCTCGCTCGCGTCCACCAGCAAGGACGTCCGGGACGACGTACGCCGGCTCACCGACGCCCTGCGCACCCCGGACATCCAGCGGCTGATCACGGCAGAGACCCTGCGCCGCCCGGTCGTCGCCTCCGTCAGCCCCGCGGCCGGCCTCGACACCACCCGGCGGCGCGAACTCCCCTTCCCCGGCACCCGGTCGGTCGCCGACGGGCTCCTCGACGCGTACGAGAACGAGCTGCGCCGCCCCTCCAGGACCGTGTACGTCCTCGACACCTCGGGCTCGATGAAGGGCGACCGCCTCGACCGGCTGAAGACCGCCCTCACCGAGCTGACCGGCGACTTCCGTGACCGGGAGGAGGTCACCCTGATGCCCTTCGGGTCCGATGTGAAGAGCGTGCGGACACATGTCGTACGGCCCGAGGATCCGAAGGCCGGGCTCGACGGCATCCGCGCGGACACCCGGGAGCTGTCCGCCTACGGCGACACCGCCATCTACACCTCGCTGCAAAAGGCGTACGAGCATCTCGGCACCGCCGACCGGGACACGTTCACCTCGATCGTGCTGATGACGGACGGCGAGAACACCGAGGGCGCGAGCCCCGCCGACTTCGACGACTTCTACGGTCGGCTGCCCGCCGCCCAGCGGCAGATCCCCGTCTTCCCCATCCTCTTCGGCGACTCCGACAAGAGCGAACTGGAGCACATCGCCGACCTGACCGGCGGCCGTCTCTTCGACGCCCAGCAGGGCTCGCTGGACGGCGCCTTCGAGGAGATCCGTGGCTACCAATAA
- a CDS encoding PP2C family serine/threonine-protein phosphatase, whose protein sequence is MTAAPPWRIHGLSVEGYRHRRQGLPCQDACAYATTSSVAVLAVADGAGSRPRSEEGARLAVKLAAEHFARRAGAAVEVQPGEAVHELLRDALHDVSKDFLDRTGADAQDFATTLTVVVLAPGWIGHLTVGDGFVVVRAGTEDGERQFHLLPQAAAVSEYSNETVFLTSPDVARWTHTECVSDDGVDGVLLSTDGLAQAMLNRPAQGAQSPNPSFADAVFRSLDAAAEDDRDNNLAALLRSDRLTALNADDKTLLRAVRTTGR, encoded by the coding sequence TTGACCGCCGCCCCGCCCTGGCGCATCCACGGCCTGAGCGTCGAGGGCTACCGGCACCGGCGTCAGGGCCTGCCCTGCCAGGACGCCTGCGCCTACGCCACCACCTCCTCCGTCGCCGTGCTCGCCGTCGCCGACGGGGCGGGGAGCCGGCCCCGGTCGGAAGAGGGCGCCCGGCTCGCGGTGAAGCTCGCGGCGGAGCACTTCGCGCGGCGGGCCGGGGCGGCCGTGGAGGTACAGCCGGGGGAGGCCGTGCACGAGTTGCTGCGGGACGCCCTGCACGATGTCAGCAAGGACTTCCTCGACCGGACCGGCGCCGACGCGCAGGACTTCGCCACGACGCTCACGGTGGTGGTGCTCGCTCCGGGCTGGATCGGGCACCTCACCGTGGGGGACGGCTTCGTCGTCGTACGGGCCGGGACGGAGGACGGGGAGCGGCAGTTCCATCTGCTGCCGCAGGCCGCGGCGGTCAGTGAGTACAGCAACGAGACGGTGTTCCTGACCTCGCCGGACGTGGCGCGCTGGACGCACACGGAGTGCGTGTCGGACGACGGGGTCGACGGGGTGCTGCTGTCCACGGACGGTCTCGCGCAGGCCATGCTCAACCGGCCGGCCCAGGGCGCCCAGTCCCCGAACCCGTCCTTCGCCGACGCCGTCTTCCGCTCCCTCGACGCCGCCGCCGAGGACGACCGGGACAACAACCTGGCCGCCCTCCTCCGCTCCGACCGCCTGACCGCGCTGAACGCCGACGACAAGACCCTGCTACGAGCCGTCCGCACGACCGGGCGATGA